A stretch of Bacillus pseudomycoides DNA encodes these proteins:
- a CDS encoding nucleoside hydrolase: MPKKVLFFSDAGIDDAIALILTRFSKEIEVIGAVADYGNVSKEIASKNLYYLIHEVGGIPLPLIGGAESPLTSAVPTFYPEVHGVHGLGPIIPKENKNAKKLENFFEVVKIIQQYKDELIIINTGRLTSLAVLFVLYKDLMKEVKSYYIMGGAFLHPGNVTTVAEANFHGDPVAANLVFTYAQNVSVYPLNVTQYALITPEMVNYIHAKGKSKLTKPLLDHYYYNFYKKLFPTLEGSPVHDLMPFMALLDDKMFTYHHSPVYINTEDLSRGESIADFRSSIKEAPFIHRPTQRIAIDFDYSLFFKHYMSIMTDEAF, translated from the coding sequence ATGCCAAAAAAAGTCTTGTTTTTTAGTGATGCTGGTATCGATGACGCCATTGCCTTAATACTTACACGCTTCTCAAAAGAGATTGAGGTTATTGGCGCTGTTGCAGATTATGGAAATGTTTCAAAGGAAATCGCCTCTAAAAATTTGTATTATTTAATACATGAAGTGGGAGGAATACCTCTTCCTTTAATTGGCGGTGCAGAAAGTCCTCTTACTAGTGCAGTTCCTACCTTTTATCCAGAAGTACATGGTGTACATGGGCTAGGCCCTATCATCCCTAAAGAAAATAAAAATGCTAAAAAATTAGAGAATTTCTTTGAAGTCGTTAAGATTATTCAGCAATATAAAGATGAACTAATTATTATCAATACTGGAAGGCTTACTTCATTAGCAGTGTTATTTGTTTTATACAAAGATTTAATGAAAGAGGTAAAATCCTACTATATAATGGGTGGTGCCTTTTTACATCCTGGTAATGTGACCACTGTAGCTGAGGCAAATTTCCACGGTGATCCCGTTGCTGCTAATCTTGTTTTCACATATGCTCAAAATGTATCTGTATATCCATTGAATGTGACACAATATGCCCTTATTACTCCTGAAATGGTGAATTATATTCATGCCAAAGGCAAATCTAAACTCACAAAGCCACTTCTCGATCACTATTATTATAATTTTTACAAAAAACTATTTCCCACATTGGAGGGGAGTCCTGTCCATGATTTAATGCCCTTTATGGCATTATTGGATGATAAGATGTTCACTTATCATCACTCCCCGGTTTATATAAATACAGAAGACTTATCCCGCGGAGAGTCTATTGCTGATTTCCGCTCTTCTATCAAGGAAGCTCCTTTTATCCATAGGCCAACTCAACGAATTGCTATCGACTTTGACTATTCTCTTTTCTTCAAACACTATATGTCCATTATGACGGATGAAGCATTTTAA